A single region of the Coregonus clupeaformis isolate EN_2021a chromosome 16, ASM2061545v1, whole genome shotgun sequence genome encodes:
- the LOC121584861 gene encoding rabphilin-3A-like, translating into MTDTVMGGSSDPWVPNDRQMSMHANDKEKGNWTNQARPGPGAPDLTDEEKEIINGVIARAEKMEAMEQERIGRLVNRLDDMKKTVCGDGVNRCLLCGEQLGVPGVSSVVCEDCKKHMCTKCGVQSSSRPRSVWLCKICSEQREVWKRSGAWFFKGFPKQFLPSPMPISKSKESSAQRAPEPQEPASSDPRAAAGQPWPQVQARGPEAQGHAGKPPVASKPSDVHMATGGAGPGAQNSPVVLQKAVPVQSSRPPPAALAQQAPLETEGGDYSTSTAPLEERVPPAVREERRQPATYNPPPARQQAPPPEEEEDANSYDSDEATTLGGLEFSLLYEQENNSLHCSILKAKGLKPMDSNGLADPYVKLHLLPGASKSNKLRTKTLRNTRNPAWNETLVYHGLTDEDMQRKTLRISVCDEDKFGHNEFIGETRVALKKLKVNQKKNFNVCLERVVPTKKTATAGGARGISLYEDEGGKEVGDVEERGRILISLMYSTQQNRLLVGVVRCVHLAAMDANGYSDPFVEICLKPDMGKKAKNKTNIKKKTLNPEYNEEFSYDIKHSDLAKKTLDISVWDYDIGKSNDYIGGCQLGITAKGERLKHWYECLKNKDKKIERWHTLLNENPVNSN; encoded by the exons ATGACGGACACAGTGATGGGCGGTAGCTCGGACCCCTGGGTGCCCAACGACAGGCAGATGAGCATGCATGCCAA TGATAAGGAAAA GGGTAACTGGACCAACCAGGCCAGGCCTGGTCCCGGCGCTCCGGACCTGACTGACGAGGAGAAGGAAATCATTAACGGTGTGATCGCCCGTGCTGAGAAGATGGAGGCCATGGAGCAGGAGAGAATTGG GCGCCTGGTGAACCGTCTAGATGACATGAAGAAGACGGTGTGTGGGGACGGGGTGAACCGCTGTCTGCTGTGTGGGGAGCAGCTGGGTGTTCCAGGGGTCAGCTCAGTGGTGTGTGAGGACTGCAAAAAG CACATGTGCACCAAGTGTGGAGTGCAGAGCAGCAGCCGGCCGCGCTCTGTGTGGCTCTGCAAGATCTGCAGCGAACAGCGAGAG GTGTGGAAGCGATCTGGTGCCTGGTTCTTTAAAGGCTTTCCTAAGCAGTTCCTGCCCTCACCCATGCCCATCTCGAAGTCCAAAGAGTCAAGTGCCCAGCGAGCCCCAGAGCCCCAGGAGCCAGCATCATCTGACCCCAGGGCTGCAGCTGGTCAGCCCTGGCCACAGGTACAGGCCAGAG GACCAGAGGCACAGGGGCATGCTGGCAAACCACCTGTTGCCTCTAAGCCGTCAGATGTTCACATGGCCACTGGTGGGGCTGGTCCTGGTGCTCAGAACAGCCCAGTGGTGCTGCAGAAGGCTGTTCCAGTCCAGAGCTCCAGGCCCCCTCCAGCAGCATTGGCCCAGCAGG CTCCACTGGAGACGGAGGGAGGTGACTACTCCACTAGCACTGCTCCATTGGAGGAGAGAGTGCCTCCTGCAGtgcgggaggagaggagacagcctGCCACCTACAACCCCCCTCCTGCTCGACAACAAGCCCCCCCgcccgaggaggaggaggatgcaaACAGCTATGACTCGGATGAGGCCA CCACTCTGGGCGGCTTGGAGTTCAGCTTGCTTTATGAGCAGGAGAACAACAGTCTCCACTGCAGCATCCTCAAAGCCAAG GGACTGAAGCCCATGGACTCCAACGGACTGGCTGATCCCTATGTCAAGCTGCATCTACTGCCAGGGGCCAGTAAG TCCAACAAGCTACGCACTAAGACACTGAGAAACACCCGTAACCCTGCCTGGAACGAGACCCTGGTCTACCACGGACTCACAGACGAGGACATGCAGCGCAAGACTCTCAG GATCTCTGTCTGTGATGAGGACAAGTTTGGGCATAATGAGTTTATCGGAGAAACTCGCGTTGCGCTAAAGAAACTGAAGGTCAACCAGAAGAAAAACTTCAACGTGTGTCTAGAGAGAGTTGTCCCT ACGAAGAAGACCGCAACAGCTGGAGGGGCTCGAGGCATTTCGCTCTACGAGGATGAG GGTGGGAAGGAGGTTGGAGATGTGGAGGAGCGTGGTCGTATCCTGATCTCCCTCATGTACAGCACCCAGCAGAATCGTCTCCTTGTCGGTGTAGTGCGCTGTGTTCACCTGGCCGCCATGGATGCCAATGGATACTCTGACCCATTTGTCGAAAT ATGCCTGAAACCTGATATGGGGAAGAAGGCCAAGAACAAAACAAATATCAAGAAGAAGACCCTAAACCCAGAGTACAACGAG GAATTTAGCTATGACATCAAGCACAGTGACCTGGCTAAGAAGACCCTGGACATCTCAGTGTGGGACTACGACATTGGGAAATCCAACGATTACATCG GTGGGTGCCAGCTGGGCATCACAGCCAAAGGGGAGCGGCTGAAGCACTGGTATGAGTGCCTGAAGAACAAGGACAAGAAGATAGAGCGCTGGCACACCCTGTTGAATGAGAATCCTGTCAACAGCAACTAA